Proteins found in one Sporosarcina sp. 6E9 genomic segment:
- a CDS encoding RNA-binding S4 domain-containing protein has protein sequence MRIDKFLKVSRLIRRRTLAKQVADQGRIEINGQVAKASSTVKEGDEVAIRFGQKIVTVQVNMIKNTTKKDEAESMYSLLEEKVVE, from the coding sequence ATGAGAATAGATAAATTTCTAAAGGTTTCTCGGTTAATAAGACGAAGAACGTTGGCGAAACAAGTAGCCGATCAAGGGAGAATAGAAATTAATGGACAAGTCGCGAAAGCTTCATCAACTGTGAAAGAAGGCGATGAAGTAGCCATTCGTTTCGGGCAAAAAATAGTCACGGTACAAGTTAATATGATTAAAAACACGACGAAAAAAGACGAAGCTGAATCGATGTACAGTTTGTTAGAGGAAAAGGTTGTTGAGTAA
- a CDS encoding peroxiredoxin encodes MGMIISVLIIVSMIVVTIKTNFIAKDSSKEMEEYPSGLIEDLPDGVVDENINTESGLEKNEQAPDFKLTTLTGETVSLSDYKGKTVILNFWASWCPPCRVEMPYMENYYGENKDSGNVEILAINMTKTERGGGDKVEKVEGFVDDLNLTFPVLLDEDGEVMKLYQVMAYPTTYMINPEGIITEVVISSLDEELITELVNNSQ; translated from the coding sequence ATGGGAATGATTATATCGGTGTTAATCATTGTTTCTATGATTGTTGTAACGATAAAAACAAATTTCATCGCTAAAGATTCTTCAAAGGAGATGGAAGAGTACCCAAGCGGATTAATAGAGGATCTTCCCGACGGTGTTGTGGATGAAAATATAAATACCGAATCAGGCCTTGAAAAGAATGAGCAAGCGCCGGACTTCAAACTAACGACTTTAACCGGAGAAACGGTAAGTTTGTCCGATTATAAAGGAAAGACAGTGATCCTTAACTTTTGGGCATCCTGGTGTCCGCCTTGCAGGGTTGAAATGCCGTATATGGAGAATTACTACGGTGAAAATAAAGATTCAGGAAATGTAGAAATACTTGCTATTAATATGACGAAAACGGAAAGAGGCGGAGGCGATAAAGTAGAAAAAGTTGAAGGGTTTGTCGACGACCTCAACCTTACATTTCCAGTCCTATTGGATGAGGACGGTGAAGTGATGAAGTTATATCAGGTGATGGCCTATCCGACAACGTATATGATAAATCCAGAAGGAATCATCACCGAAGTAGTTATTAGTTCATTGGATGAGGAATTAATAACGGAACTTGTGAACAATAGTCAATAA
- the yabP gene encoding sporulation protein YabP, translated as MHIQTDSPTYTIPSGDHVVTMRNRKRMDLTSVKSIDRFDHEEFLVRTSQGLLQIRGEELRIVHLDVDKGLLTLEGTVSLIQYDEEESESRNFLHKLFG; from the coding sequence ATGCATATTCAAACAGACAGTCCAACGTATACAATTCCATCAGGTGATCACGTCGTCACAATGCGCAATCGAAAAAGAATGGACTTAACCTCGGTAAAATCCATCGACCGTTTCGACCATGAAGAATTTCTCGTTCGAACATCTCAAGGGCTCCTGCAAATACGCGGGGAGGAGTTGCGCATTGTACACCTTGACGTCGACAAAGGCCTTCTTACGTTGGAGGGGACAGTTAGCCTTATTCAATACGACGAAGAAGAATCAGAATCGCGGAATTTCCTCCATAAATTATTTGGATGA
- the yabQ gene encoding spore cortex biosynthesis protein YabQ, translating to MSLSVQFLSLLAMIGTGIVAAGFIDMIGTGTAHAGKKSIIRRRAAVLEVIGWIIVGCGSFYILYIVRDGEWRIYDPFAQVSGLLLYTSFFHKPFRFFGRILFVLLIKPLWVIGRGIVRIIGRIIYLFIRIIDFLINPFISIFHRIHRKLFKSKEK from the coding sequence ATGAGTTTATCCGTACAGTTTCTTAGCCTCCTGGCAATGATTGGAACGGGCATTGTGGCGGCGGGATTCATTGATATGATTGGGACTGGTACGGCGCACGCTGGGAAAAAGTCTATTATACGAAGGCGTGCAGCTGTACTTGAAGTGATTGGTTGGATAATTGTTGGTTGTGGGTCATTCTATATTTTATATATCGTCCGGGACGGTGAGTGGCGTATTTACGATCCATTTGCCCAAGTGAGCGGGTTACTTTTGTATACAAGTTTTTTTCATAAACCATTTCGTTTTTTCGGTAGAATCCTATTCGTTTTATTGATAAAACCTTTATGGGTTATAGGCCGCGGCATAGTAAGGATTATTGGTCGAATCATTTATCTTTTTATAAGGATTATTGACTTTCTAATTAACCCTTTTATTTCAATATTCCATAGAATTCATAGAAAACTCTTTAAAAGTAAAGAGAAATGA
- a CDS encoding septum formation initiator family protein: MVQKQNRKSPATIASINKEYVQSLQQKVDRKKARKVRLYRRLTVFAVVALLMLGYFTHSFFEQRKVLALKEQEKTEMLAALKEKEDEQEMLMNQLAKLEDDEYIAKLARQEYFLSDDNEIIFSMPNKKVEDKKKTDEKE; the protein is encoded by the coding sequence ATGGTACAAAAACAAAACAGAAAGTCTCCTGCTACAATCGCGTCCATTAATAAGGAATATGTCCAATCCCTTCAACAAAAAGTTGATCGGAAGAAAGCACGTAAGGTCCGTTTGTATCGTAGATTAACAGTTTTCGCGGTTGTTGCCCTTTTAATGCTCGGTTATTTTACGCACTCGTTCTTTGAACAAAGAAAAGTTTTGGCGTTAAAAGAACAGGAAAAAACTGAAATGCTTGCCGCGTTAAAAGAAAAAGAAGACGAACAGGAAATGCTGATGAATCAACTTGCAAAACTAGAAGACGATGAGTACATCGCCAAATTAGCAAGGCAGGAATATTTCCTATCGGATGACAATGAAATTATTTTTTCAATGCCAAATAAAAAAGTTGAAGATAAAAAGAAAACAGATGAAAAAGAGTAG